In Dolichospermum flos-aquae CCAP 1403/13F, the following proteins share a genomic window:
- a CDS encoding M3 family metallopeptidase, producing the protein MRATATIYQNPLLQSCGLPAFAAIKSEQVEPAFSYLLGELEKQLTDLEANIEPTWSGLVEPLEKLTERLNWSWGILNHLMGVKNSPELRIAYEKVQPQVVQFMNILGQSKPIYNAFKAIRHSPTWETLNSAQQRIIKAAIRDAELSGVGLEGKDRERFNNIQMELAELATRFANHVLDATKGFILILTTHDDIDGLPSSLLSLAAQAARAAGEENATPEHGPWHITLDFPSYFPFMQHSTRRDLREKIYKAYITRASSGELDNNPLIIRILELRKELAQLIGFETFAELSLASKMAKDVASVEKLLEELRQASYHAAVKDLEKLKAFAKAKGAAEAENLQHWDISFWAERQREEKFAFTAEELLPYFPLPQVLDGLFGLVKRLFGVTVTPADGQAPIWHEDVRYFQIADKYGEPIAYFYLDAYSRPAEKRGGAWMDACIHRRKVTENDLTTIRLPVAYLICNQTPPVDGNPSLMAFDEVETLFHEFGHGLHHMLTKVDYLGAAGINNVEWDAVELPSQFMENWCYDRQTLFGMAKHYQTGESLPEHYYQKLLAARNYMSGSTMLRQLDFSSVDLELHYRYSPNSQETVTDLRHRIAKLTTVLPPLPEDAFLCAFGHIFEGGYAAGYYSYKWAEVLSADVFAAFEEAGLEDEAAIHAIGRRYRDTVLALGGSQHPMDVFKTFRGREPSTKALLKHNGLLTQCCSDKQGK; encoded by the coding sequence ATGCGTGCAACTGCTACTATTTATCAGAATCCCCTACTTCAAAGCTGTGGTTTACCCGCATTTGCGGCTATTAAATCGGAGCAAGTCGAACCAGCTTTTAGTTATCTGTTAGGAGAACTTGAAAAGCAATTAACTGACTTAGAGGCAAATATAGAGCCTACTTGGAGCGGCTTAGTAGAACCTCTAGAAAAATTGACAGAACGGCTAAATTGGAGTTGGGGAATCCTAAATCATTTAATGGGTGTAAAAAATAGTCCAGAACTACGTATTGCCTATGAAAAGGTACAGCCGCAAGTAGTTCAGTTTATGAATATCCTGGGACAAAGCAAACCTATTTATAATGCTTTTAAAGCAATTCGCCATAGTCCTACCTGGGAAACTTTAAATTCAGCCCAACAGAGAATTATCAAAGCGGCAATTCGAGATGCAGAATTGTCCGGTGTTGGTTTAGAAGGCAAAGACAGAGAACGGTTTAATAATATCCAAATGGAATTAGCAGAACTAGCGACTAGATTTGCTAATCACGTTCTAGATGCCACTAAAGGCTTTATTTTAATTCTCACCACCCACGATGACATTGATGGCTTACCAAGTAGTTTGTTGAGTCTTGCAGCCCAAGCTGCGCGGGCGGCTGGAGAAGAAAATGCTACACCAGAACATGGACCGTGGCATATTACTCTAGATTTTCCTAGCTATTTCCCGTTCATGCAGCACAGTACCCGGCGGGATTTACGGGAAAAAATCTATAAGGCTTATATTACCAGGGCATCTTCTGGGGAATTAGATAATAATCCTTTGATTATCCGTATTTTAGAGTTAAGAAAAGAACTAGCTCAATTAATTGGCTTTGAGACTTTTGCTGAACTGAGTTTGGCTAGTAAGATGGCCAAAGATGTTGCCTCTGTCGAAAAACTATTAGAAGAACTCCGTCAAGCTAGTTATCATGCTGCTGTCAAAGATTTAGAAAAACTCAAGGCCTTTGCTAAAGCTAAGGGAGCAGCAGAAGCTGAAAATTTACAACATTGGGATATTAGCTTTTGGGCTGAACGGCAACGGGAAGAAAAATTTGCTTTTACTGCGGAAGAATTACTGCCCTATTTTCCCCTCCCTCAAGTCCTAGATGGGCTATTTGGGCTAGTAAAAAGGCTTTTTGGGGTGACGGTGACACCGGCTGATGGCCAAGCCCCAATATGGCATGAGGATGTGCGTTATTTCCAAATTGCTGATAAATATGGTGAACCTATTGCTTATTTTTACTTAGATGCTTACAGCCGTCCCGCAGAAAAGCGGGGTGGGGCTTGGATGGATGCTTGCATTCACCGGAGGAAAGTTACAGAAAATGATTTGACTACTATCCGTCTCCCTGTAGCTTATTTGATTTGTAACCAAACTCCCCCTGTGGATGGGAATCCGAGTTTGATGGCTTTTGATGAGGTGGAGACATTGTTCCATGAATTTGGCCATGGCTTACATCATATGCTGACTAAGGTGGATTATCTGGGAGCAGCAGGTATTAATAATGTTGAGTGGGATGCTGTGGAATTACCGAGCCAATTTATGGAAAACTGGTGCTATGACCGCCAAACCTTGTTTGGTATGGCTAAACATTATCAAACAGGGGAATCATTACCAGAGCATTATTACCAAAAATTGTTGGCAGCACGTAATTACATGAGCGGTTCAACTATGTTGCGGCAACTAGATTTTAGTAGTGTTGATTTGGAATTACACTACCGCTATTCTCCCAATAGTCAGGAAACCGTGACAGATCTGCGACACCGCATTGCTAAGTTAACAACTGTATTACCACCATTGCCGGAGGATGCGTTTCTATGTGCTTTCGGTCATATTTTTGAAGGGGGTTATGCAGCCGGATACTATAGTTATAAGTGGGCTGAGGTTCTCAGTGCTGATGTTTTTGCTGCTTTTGAAGAAGCGGGCTTAGAAGATGAAGCCGCAATCCACGCCATTGGCAGACGTTACCGAGATACGGTTTTAGCACTAGGTGGCAGTCAGCATCCCATGGATGTCTTTAAAACCTTCCGGGGACGAGAACCCAGTACCAAGGCTTTACTCAAGCACAATGGGCTGCTGACTCAATGCTGTTCGGATAAGCAGGGGAAGTAG
- a CDS encoding DUF1823 family protein, which yields MSHLPPLNTETIWAIINDKIDDDTVKKLLWYHQGYRYNPITDTWTNSEVAPTWRDEYPQPPDFIDSRPAIMKLTRSIPPENKQALKEKLGFKGYKIGEFGPRQTRRATSANWLLSYMLITTGKIE from the coding sequence ATGTCTCATCTTCCCCCACTAAATACAGAAACAATTTGGGCAATCATTAATGATAAAATTGATGATGATACTGTAAAAAAATTATTATGGTATCACCAGGGTTATCGCTATAATCCCATTACAGACACATGGACTAATAGTGAAGTAGCACCAACCTGGAGAGATGAATATCCACAACCACCGGATTTTATTGATTCTCGTCCAGCAATTATGAAATTGACTCGTTCTATTCCTCCAGAAAATAAACAGGCTCTCAAAGAAAAACTCGGTTTTAAAGGTTACAAAATTGGTGAATTTGGTCCGCGACAAACTCGCAGAGCCACATCAGCAAATTGGTTATTAAGTTATATGTTAATAACCACTGGTAAAATTGAGTAA